A genomic window from Peromyscus maniculatus bairdii isolate BWxNUB_F1_BW_parent chromosome 1, HU_Pman_BW_mat_3.1, whole genome shotgun sequence includes:
- the Tlx1 gene encoding T-cell leukemia homeobox protein 1: MEHLGPHHLHPGHAEPISFGIDQILNSPDQGGCMGPASRLQDGEYGLGCLVGGAYTYGGGGSAAGAGAGATGAYGAGGPGGPGGPAGGGGGACSMGPLAGSYNVNMALAGGPGPGGGGGSGGAGGAGALSAAGVIRVPAHRPLAGAVAHPQPLATGLPTVPSVPAVPGVNNLTGLTFPWMESNRRYTKDRFTGHPYQNRTPPKKKKPRTSFTRLQICELEKRFHRQKYLASAERAALAKALKMTDAQVKTWFQNRRTKWRRQTAEEREAERQQANRILLQLQQEAFQKSLAQPLPADPLCVHNSSLFALQNLQPWSDDSTKITSVTSVASACE, encoded by the exons ATGGAGCACCTGGGTCCCCACCATCTCCACCCGGGCCACGCGGAGCCCATCAGCTTCGGCATCGATCAGATCCTCAACAGCCCGGACCAGGGTGGCTGCATGGGGCCCGCTTCGCGCCTCCAGGACGGAGAATACGGCCTTGGCTGTTTGGTTGGAGGCGCCTACACTTACGGTGGCGGCGGTTCCGCCGCTGGGGCGGGGGCCGGGGCCACAGGAGCTTACGGCGCTGGTGGCCCGGGTGGTCCCGGCGGCccggccggcggcggcggcggtgcctGCAGCATGGGCCCACTGGCCGGCTCCTACAACGTGAACATGGCCTTGGCGGGCGGCCCTGgtcccggcggcggcggcggcagtggggGGGCCGGCGGCGCGGGGGCGCTGAGCGCTGCCGGGGTGATCCGGGTGCCCGCGCACAGGCCGCTGGCCGGAGCGGTggcccacccccagcccctggccACTGGCTTGCCTACTGTGCCCTCTGTGCCTGCGGTGCCGGGTGTCAACAACCTCACTGGCCTCACCTTCCCCTGGATGGAGAGTAACCGCAGATACACAAAGGACAGGTTCACAG GTCACCCCTATCAGAACCGGACGCCCCCTAAGAAGAAGAAGCCGCGCACATCCTTCACGCGCCTGCAGATCTGTGAGCTGGAAAAGCGCTTCCACCGCCAGAAGTACTTGGCTTCGGCGGAGCGCGCCGCTCTGGCCAAGGCGCTCAAAATGACCGATGCGCAGGTCAAAACCTGGTTCCAGAACCGGCGGACGAAATGGAG GCGGCAGACAGCAGAGGAGCGTGAGGCCGAGAGGCAGCAGGCGAACCGCATCCTCCTGCAGCTGCAGCAGGAGGCTTTCCAGAAGAGCCTGGCACAGCCCTTGCCCGCAGACCCCCTGTGCGTCCACAACTCGTCGCTCTTTGCCCTGCAGAACCTGCAGCCGTGGTCTGACGACTCCACCAAAATCACCAGCGTCACGTCGGTGGCTTCGGCCTGCGAGTGA